In Salvelinus sp. IW2-2015 unplaced genomic scaffold, ASM291031v2 Un_scaffold1396, whole genome shotgun sequence, the genomic window tgtgtgtgtgtatatatatatatgagacaAACAAGAAACATATTACATTATAGAACAGTTCTTgacaatagagagggagagaagaaagcgGGATCAAGTGTGTAAGTGAACATGtaattgagtacgtgtgtgttaATATCCACTTCATTGTGTttagatatttttacagttcccatactttctttttttcgtaacctgaaatccctgtagaatttagtacagctatggtgttatggagctgtctcagAATAGCTGTCCRTCTATAAAtagtttgtccacaatgagaaaggcacCCGTACCCCTCTCCTTCTGTTGCCTCTGTACAGGATACAGTCTCTTGCGACGTTTGTTTATCTCCCGgggaaattggtcattgagaccgaatttggtccctttGAGCTCCCTTCACCTGCTTTTGATCAgttccttttgttggtagtgttcacaTTTTGTGATGATCGGTCagggacccttggtcttgtcgctccaAGTCTGTTTACAcagtggaaagccaccttgtttacagtctctagaggaagtttcaaggcggattgcatgaattctctgatcacgccctctggattattggatgcgtcctcaggaatcccagaaaatATTAGATTTTCATGCATGCMARGACTTTTTTCACtctgttttccctgagtagacaatccatgttgaaatcgtggatttttaccttggctgtgagtgccttGTTCTCTCCTTGGAGCATGATAATTTCATTCTGGTTAAACTRRaaactccccctcagccctgctacctcctcacacaacttttccagtgttgcatggattccagccagagcactagcctctacttcAACAGTAAATCGTCCGTGTCTGGTTCGAGTTCTTTTGAGGTAGTCGGCTCTTTCCAtgatggagtatgttgttcctccatagcgttAAGCTGTTGGTACTCAtcgatttccctcaggatctccttagtatccagattggctctttactgcaaccagttgtttttCCAAAATTTTTAACAATGCGTCTTTACCacgacaggtgtctgtagtacagccacctagCACTTGTTTGGTTAGCGGTGTTTCCTAGCTGTTAAAAGCTAAACATGTTGCGMAATCCACGCAAAAACAAGTTTGGTATTCTTATTTAATTAATAGCGGTTTTGTTATAATCAAAAATAACAAACTGGGTGTTTTACAGCATACGGTGTTCAGCTGCCCCTCTctctaatatggagttggtcccccccctttgctgccacaacagcctccactcttctgggaaggctttccactagatgttggaacattgctgaggggacttgcttccattcagccacgagcataagtgaggtcaggcactgatgttgggcgattaggcctggcttgcagtcggcgttccaattKATCTCAAAAGTATTTGatgggtcagggctctgtgcaggcaagtcaagtttttccacaccgatctcgacaaaccatttctgtatggacctcgctttgcacacgggggcattgtcatgctgaaacatgaaagagccttccccaaactgttgccacaaagttggaagcacagaattgtctagaatgtcattgtatgcggtagcgttaagatttcccttcactggaactaaggggcctagccccgaaccagcaccagaccattattcctcctccaccaaactttacagttagtaCAGCATTCGGGCAGggagcattctcctggcatctgccaaacccagattcggccGCGGACTGKCAAATGGTGAAGATGGCGCCAACGGATTGGGCTGctgtgcttctagctcttaggaaactttgcagtatttWgtttttttatgtgttatttcttacattattagcccaggaaaTGTTGTGTTattacagccgggaagaacttttggatattagagcagcagtaactcaccagcattacaacTAGGAATACAAGTTTTCTGAAATCGGATCCTTTTCCGATATCGGTTCCAAAACAAAGCTGGCGCGAAAGAGTTACTCGGAGTGGACTTATCGTACGACTCAGGAggcacgcacaccacccaccgcttcagagtatattactcgctaatgttcagtctctggataataaagttaacgagctcagggcaaggatttccttccatagagacatcagggattgtaacatactctgttatACGGAAACATGGcactctcgggatatactgtctgagtccggtcagccagctgggttctcattTCATCACMCAGACaagaataaatatctctctgggaagaattagggcgggggtgtatgtttcatgattaactactcacggtgtaattgtaacaacatacaggaactcaagtccattTGTTCACCCGAcgtagaatacctcacaatcaaatgccgaccgtattatctcccaagagaattatcttcggttatagtcacagccgtgtatattccccctcaagccaataccacaacggccctcaaggaactttaCTGGgttttatgcaaactggaaaatgcatatcctgaggccgcatttattatacctggagattttaacaaagcaaatttgagaaaaacattaccgaagttctatcaacaSattgactgtagtactcgcgctgctaaaacacttgaccactgctactccaacttttgggatgcctacaaggccctcccctgcatTCCCTTCGGGAAATCTGATCACAACCTCATTTTGCTCCTcctgtgctaaggactattcaacgctggtctgaccaatcggaatccacacttcaagattgttttgaaaaGGGGaatgggatatgttctgggtagcctccgAGAACAACAGAGGAATACACTGAtacagtgactgagtttatcaggaagtgtatagaagATGTTGTATCCACTGTGACTATTAWaacctaccctaaccagaaactgtggatagatggcagcattcgcgcaaaactgaaagcggcaaggtgactgggaatatggctgaatacaaacagtgtagttattcctStgtaaggcaatcaaacaggcaaaaggtcagtatagagacaaaatggAGATGCAATTCAAcgactcagacacgagacgtatgtggcagggtctgcagacaatcacggactacaaagggaaaaccagRCACGGACACTGAcgtgcttccggacaagctaaacaccttcacccgctttgaggataacacagtgccactgacgtggcccgctaccaaggactgtgggctctccttctccgtggccagcatgaataagacatttaagcatgttaaccctcgcaaggctgccggcccagagggtggtgcagtctgcccaacgcatcacRgggggcaaactacctgccctccagggcacCTACAGCAKCKGATGTCACAAaggccaaaaatataatcaaggacaacaaccacctgagctactgcctgttcaccccgcagaaggcgaggtcagtacaggtgcatcaaagctgggacagagagactagaaaaacagcttctatctcaagccatcggATTGTTAAAtcgccatcactagcacattagagactgctgccccatatacatagacttgaaatcactggccactttaataattggaacactagtcactttaataatgtttacatatttttatattactcatctcatatgtatatactgtattctatcctactgtatcttagtctatgccgctctgacattgcacgTCCAAACATTTatgtattcttaattccattcctttactttagattgtgtgtattgttaggtattactgcactgttggagctacatccgcaataacatctgctaaacacgtgtatgtgacaaatgaaatttgatttgattgatttgaagtgtgattcatcactccagagaacctgtttccactgctcaagagtctaatggcggcgagctttacaccactccagacaacgcttggcattgtgcatgYTGATCTTAGGRttgtgtgcggctgttcggacatggaaacccatttcatgaagctcccgacgaacagttcttgtgctgacgttgcttccagaggctgtttggaactcWGTWgtgagtgttgcaactgaggacaggcgatttttacgcgcttcagcactcggcggtctgtgagcttgtgtggcctaccacttcgcgcctgagccgttgttgatcctagatgtttccacttRacaataacagcacttacagttgatcggggcagctctagcagggcaYAAATTMGACaaactgtcttgttggaaaggtggcatgaccttgccatgttgaaagtcactgagctcttcagtaaggcRattctactgccaatgtttgtctatggggtTTGTATGGCTGTgtcctcgattttatacaccagtcagcgaagggtgtggctgaaatagRCMAATCCAATKATTTGAAGGggtgtgcacatacttttgtgtgtattttttatgaaAGGGCCTAAATTCTACTGTATGAWAACTGCGTTTTTAAAGATTACCTAGCTTAATTTTCTCGATTCACCAGCGCAGTCATGTGGTGAACAATAACACAATCCACATTCATAATCAAACCAAACTGCACCTTTTTtatgtcatttttattttcttctctccctGGAAATGTTTTTGCAGCTTTGCCGGCTATGTGACCAGAGGCTGCTCGCAACCCGACGCAGTGAATTTAACCCTGAAGGTGCTGGTCTCTCCTGCTCCTGTTGTTCTGATATTCCTGGGGCTGTTTATATTCAAGACCTACCCAATCGACGAGGAGAGGAGGCAAGGCAACCAGAAACTACTGCAGGAGATGCGGTGAGTTAgaccaaacacatacacacacacgattagGGCTGATTGAGGCTATCTAAGCCAGACACTCATTGTAATAGAKCAGGGTTCATGCAGGACCCAAGCTATTTCCTCCTAAATTAAGTAACCGAGTGCACTGGGGAGCTAAGAGATCCAGTGACCAATCTCTTCACAGGGGGACACTAAACTTAGTTCCGTTCTGGCATCTTTCTGTATACTTCAGCTAAATGCAAAGGACACACTTTAATCCTTAGCCACTCTGCGATGAATAAGGACCCTCTTGAACAAGCTAAGTCCTTTGTTTCTAACGCTTGGCTGTGTTCCCATTCTGAAACAGGGAGAACGATCAGGATTCCGAGACAGAGTCCACAGAGCTTGGGAGCGTTGTATAGGAGCCCCGGGAGAGAAGGGCGACCAACCAAAAGGCCACCGCTGTCCCGCGTGTTTGCATTGGCAGGCTGGAGTGATGAGGCCACTGGGGAGGCTGGACAGAGTTTGTGAGTGTTGGGTTTAGCTGGACTAACGGAGGAGAAACCACAGACCACACTACTGCTACATGAACACAATGGCCCTAGTCTCCACAGGATTCCACAGGTTACAGAGACCCCTAGTGGACATTCTGAGTCATCGCTCTCTGTAGagtacctactgtactgtactatgtatGTGATTTGTGGTACTGGTttatctgtttttgtttgtttacatgaGAAACATTAGTTGGGTAAATGCATGATTAACAATCCCAATCAAATTCAAGATTTCTTTGAGATGTTTGTCTACGTGAACCAAGGATATTAGGTCAAAGGGTGGGAAAGCTTTCTCTGCACTAAAACAAGACTTTCCAATCAGCAAGATGGTCCTCATAGAGGGAAGCATTAATTTTTTGGGGGCATATCAGTAACTGCACTGGATATATATGGTTAtttacaacaataaaaaataatttcaagAGGATAGTACTCCTCTTTAGGGATGTGGAGAGCACATAACTGTTACAATCGTATCCACTGGAATTATATTTGTGTCTCATGGGGAAAAGAAAAAAGGaaccttgtaaaaaaaaaaactctaaccTTAATGAACTCATTAACATTGCCAATAATGTGTCTGGATTTCAGACTTACTATAGCTAGGCTAGCTGAATTCCACCTTATAATTGCTGGCTTAACAGCGCGGCTTGTAGAGTTGTACTTTGTAAACCTTGTTGTCGCAATGAGATTTTCTGTACAAGTTTGAACTAAATTCTATTTGGTCAAAGTTGATTCTCCCCCATGATACTAAGACTTTCCTTAAAAAGCAGTCTTTCTTGGTGAGTCCAAAGGCTAATGGGGAGACTAACAACATATCTCACGCCTAACTTAATGTTTGAtgccttcaactgtatgtacatctTAGAGGCCATCTTGGCCCAAAGCACAGAATCTTCACTAACTATTTAAAACTAGTGTCAGTTGAGGCTGTGTCCTGATCTTATGCTGTGTGCAATGTGACCAACAATCAGTTTAATGTCTGTACTCTTGTATGAATCTTTTTGATCAGACCAAAGCCAAGAATTCTATTTATCAGACAAATCAAAATTCAaaactcaaatgtttttttactcTTGAATGTCACAAGTACTGTAATATTGAACAACCTTGACAAATCCTAAGCAGTATCTAGATatctaaaaacattattttctttgggtagtagcctacaatgggTACATACCCTCTTAGATGTAAAATCCCCTATTTAGGTGACCTGCGTGGTTCTGGGACATTTTCGCTTGTAAATTGATCTGTTGACACCGTAGATCGAAATRACTTGCATTGTTGAGCGATGGCCCTTGTTCCCAGGGACACAGTAGCCTGTGCAACATAGGATGTCAAATCTGAAACCACTaaaagctgggatgtccctcctaccatttcatttGCTCTTCTGAGTGTCTAACTCCTGCCTGAACCCTacatcacagccactgacaaagcacataCCTGCCATCCTTACATCGTAGCGCAGCAGGAGACAGTGGTTTCATCACTATtgcacattcagagatcgatttatagccattcatctaaaataattcatagattttaaacCAGTACACTGTCATAGATGGAcaagattaatatgagatgaaaggtgcTTTCCTAATGAGTTCAGGAAGTCAAGCTAGAGCTCTGTGTGATCACAGCTGTGGGGGcagagagacctttagaaaatatgccGTTTCtcacactaaacatacaaatatgtattttacagttatgaGGAAGGTAAAATCTTAGTTATTGGTTTTATAATTTGATTCTACTGTATAAAGCATATGTCATTTCAAGCTTTATTCATACGGTTTTGTTGAATAGTAAATGTcataaaattacattttcagCCAAAATGTACTTgcgcttgtgtcctcaaaagtgactacacctcagcatttaaaaaataatttttgtTGTAAATTTCCAGAAAGTTGAGATTTTAAAAttttcttggagtatgcagcattactagttttTGTTTATGGTCCTTGAATGAtgaataattacttttggggattgTGTAGGTTACATTAAGTTACATTACATTATTGTTTAGATTACATTAAGAGGTTTTTAAGAGCTTTCTCCAATGTGCTCCTCACTCCAGTATGGTGCTGTTTTGGTGTACATGTTTTGTGTATAtattgtatgtaaattgtaaatatGTTTGAAACTGGATAAAGGTTACAGCACTGACAGCTGCTAAAACATATGTACATTAATAAAATGACATTGGTGTAACTCAGGAATAATTTCTAACAGAGTTTGAAATGTAAAGACTCGGTAATTCTTGGGAAAATATTGCTTTTCTGCAAAAGTTGAAAAGCATCCTCTTGTAGGATGGGGACAAGACATGCCAATATTTCAGACATTCCTTTCTTCTCAGCTAATTGCACTCAATTAACTCTAAAAGGGCTGACCCCACATCCAATACCTAAAAGATGCTTCCTTCCTTCCATCATTCATTCCAATAATCACTGACCTCACATGACTGGATTGGTTTAATGGAACTCATACTTTCAGGTACAATCGTGTTAGATCAGTGATTGGGCATTtatcaaggaaggaaggaaggactcaAGCAAGGGTGTATTTCTTACATAATGGAACATGGTCCCAGTTCAGCCTACCTAATGACAAATCACCTCAAGCTGTGTTCGGTATAGAGGACACGCGTGTCTACAGAAAGGTGGAAAACGAAACATCACATTTCTTGCgatgaaaataaagtggtggttcTGTATTTTATGGAGAGTATTTTCACTTAGTATTGCAATATCTACATCGGGTATTTATGGGTCTCCATCTGTTTCACGTCCAGTTGGCAGGAGAAAAATCCTCAAACTGGGCACATCACAAGGCGTTGGTGACTTGCTTACAGCCCACCTATCATCCACAGCAAACAGAAAATCAAGCCCGAGGATTAACTCTCACAGTATCTCATTCAGGACACCCCAACTCACACAAGAACTCAAACCAGCGCCTGCAAGGATATATTCCTCTCCACCACCCCAGACCCAGCGCCCTATGCTTCTCGATAAGCCTGTACCAAAGTCTCAACGTGACTTTGCTCCGCTCCCGGACGTTTCGGTTACGTGTTCCAGTGGTGACTTCGTGGTCCGGGTCAAACGGGATTTTTATGGTTTTGATGCCGACACCGATGAGTTGACGCTGGGAAGCACCTGCAAGAGTAACGGTGTTCTCATGCCTTATGGTGACTTGCTCTTCTCTTATCCATTGGTGGAGTGTGATGGCAAACGGCAGGTAAGATTGTTTAAGGTGATTAAACTGATAGTCTTGTTGGAGTTAACTTTCTTGCTTGTATGAAATTATAACGTTTGAATCTCATCACTAACAGATGCCACCGGGTTATCTCATCTATACATTTGTGCTCCATTACACGCCTCTGACCCGGTTCCCACGCAGAGCGCATCGCTTTAACGTGCAGGTCGAGTGCCGGTTTCAAAGGTTAGTCGCCTCATAATTTAATGATGCAGCTATATTGTGGATATCACTATAAACCGATAAACCATCTCCTTCTGCACAGGTATCATCATGTCTATCAGCTGGTGGTGCGCCCTACATGGGAAACACCCACCGTGCTTAAAAAGTTAAAGGGGCGCGTTAACTTCCGAATCCAGCTGATGGACGGTGAGGATAATGTTGTGGATGGTTATGGGTGGTTCAAGATTGAATTGATTTTTATAATCACTTTTAATGCAGACCAGTTGTgacatgttttacatattcagcaatatgtgtgttttgtttcatgtctttTAGATACATGGGCCATGCCAGCCAAGTCCCAGGTGTACATGCTGGGACAGACCATTAATATCCAGGTTTCTACACTTCACCTACCCCATGGAGGAAAGCTTTTCATCAACCACTGCTATGCCACAACATCTAAAGACTCCAAGACATCCCTCAAGTTCACTGTCATTGACAACTTTGGGTATGTACGCATGGAGAACAGAGATTCCTTTTGGGTTGCACCTGATAAGGACTTGGTTAGGAGGAATATAAACCTACACATTACGCTGACCTGAGTGCAAACTCATTGTTCTCTGATCCACAGCTGCATGCTGGAGAGCCAGAAGAACCCTGGTGGCTCTCAGTTTGTCTCCCCCAGGACTGATGACACCCTCCGGTTCTTCCTCAGTGCCTTCCAGTTCACCTCTGACCCAGACAAACCGGTGAGTATGGGAGACTTGTACCCTATCACTGAATCTCAATCACTGGACTTTTCTGTTGCATGTATGCAAATTAATAGGGCTGTTTATTGTAAAGAAGCAAACAAATTGCGGCCTTTGAGCAATAAAATAATTGACATAAATTTTTCAATTTCCTGTATCAGAGTTcatcttttcatctcctctaggTCTTCCTTCACTGTAAACTGCATGTGACATCAGAGGAAACCGGCCCCATGCACAAGTCTTGCACCTACCGAGAGAACAGGTATGCTGGTACGATTAAGATGTTGCACTGTGGGAAATGTAGTCTGCTCTTGAACTTCCTTCCTCCTTGCACTTAAGACCTTTACACCCTTAACACTTGCCTTTTTGTACTGACTTTGCTGATGGCTGCTTTGAGAAAAGTTTTACTTACTATGTCTGAGATGTGGTTGTCGTCGTACCAAGCAATCTTAAGATGAATACATTAACTgcaaatcactctggataagagcgtttgctaaattACAAATATAAGTAGTCTCTTTGATTCCCCTTCTGTAGGTGGAAAGCTGTCATGGGAGAGGATTCCATCTGTGACTGCTGTGACTCCAAATGTGTGACACCGAAACCCAGAAGATCCATGGTGGAGGGTAAGTGACTCAACCTAACAACCCATAATCACTGGTTTGGGTATACAGCACTGACATCTCCCTTGTGCTCAAATAGGCCATGGTGATGAGGCCTCCAGTAGTGATGACACTTCTAACCCTGTTGATTTCCATATCCTGTAGGGTTTGCCAGCAGCGGGCCTCTACTGCTCTTAGATCAGCCATCCGCACCAAAGGGTGGTTTCCCACCAGTCAGTCCCTCACTAGTTGAAGACGTTGTCTGGTTTGAGACCAAAATGGATGAGTTTGACAACCCAGATGATCTACTGGAAACCATTGATGTGGAGAAGTATCGTGATAAGGAAGAGCAGAGTTATACTCGttccacggagaaggagaggcaaCATATAGAGGAGGATGAATCAGTGCCTTTGGAGGGTGAGGAGTCAGAGGTGGTTCAGACTGTGTTTAGAAAGGGGGAGATATTTGAGGGTACACAGGGGTCAGGTGTGAGGGATTCAGAGTTGATAAGGGGAGAGGGGTCAGGGTTTAGAGCTGAGGGGACAGGGTTGCGACTAGAGTTTCCATGGGAGAGGgcagagttgagagagaggaatCCATGGGAAAGTAAGGGATCAGTGTTGACCGAGGAGGAGGGCTCCATTGAAAGGCAATGGATGCATCCACAGGAGGAGTCCTCCCTGGGATCAGGGATGGGGGGAAAGTCTGTATCACAGGAAGAGGTGGTTTCACAGTCCATGAAGGAATGGG contains:
- the LOC112070699 gene encoding uncharacterized protein isoform X1, with protein sequence MKIKWWFCILWRVFSLSIAISTSGIYGSPSVSRPVGRRKILKLGTSQGVGDLLTAHLSSTANRKSSPRINSHSISFRTPQLTQELKPAPARIYSSPPPQTQRPMLLDKPVPKSQRDFAPLPDVSVTCSSGDFVVRVKRDFYGFDADTDELTLGSTCKSNGVLMPYGDLLFSYPLVECDGKRQMPPGYLIYTFVLHYTPLTRFPRRAHRFNVQVECRFQRYHHVYQLVVRPTWETPTVLKKLKGRVNFRIQLMDDTWAMPAKSQVYMLGQTINIQVSTLHLPHGGKLFINHCYATTSKDSKTSLKFTVIDNFGCMLESQKNPGGSQFVSPRTDDTLRFFLSAFQFTSDPDKPVFLHCKLHVTSEETGPMHKSCTYRENRWKAVMGEDSICDCCDSKCVTPKPRRSMVEGFASSGPLLLLDQPSAPKGGFPPVSPSLVEDVVWFETKMDEFDNPDDLLETIDVEKYRDKEEQSYTRSTEKERQHIEEDESVPLEGEESEVVQTVFRKGEIFEGTQGSGVRDSELIRGEGSGFRAEGTGLRLEFPWERAELRERNPWESKGSVLTEEEGSIERQWMHPQEESSLGSGMGGKSVSQEEVVSQSMKEWGFGVGEEQPLVIPEDEGKEGRVESGETDEDDKKFPLFSETGEEIISDYDGLVESGIDGGKDLPRVWHFKWR
- the LOC112070699 gene encoding uncharacterized protein isoform X2, giving the protein MPAKSQVYMLGQTINIQVSTLHLPHGGKLFINHCYATTSKDSKTSLKFTVIDNFGCMLESQKNPGGSQFVSPRTDDTLRFFLSAFQFTSDPDKPVFLHCKLHVTSEETGPMHKSCTYRENRWKAVMGEDSICDCCDSKCVTPKPRRSMVEGFASSGPLLLLDQPSAPKGGFPPVSPSLVEDVVWFETKMDEFDNPDDLLETIDVEKYRDKEEQSYTRSTEKERQHIEEDESVPLEGEESEVVQTVFRKGEIFEGTQGSGVRDSELIRGEGSGFRAEGTGLRLEFPWERAELRERNPWESKGSVLTEEEGSIERQWMHPQEESSLGSGMGGKSVSQEEVVSQSMKEWGFGVGEEQPLVIPEDEGKEGRVESGETDEDDKKFPLFSETGEEIISDYDGLVESGIDGGKDLPRVWHFKWR